A window of the Salvelinus alpinus chromosome 3, SLU_Salpinus.1, whole genome shotgun sequence genome harbors these coding sequences:
- the LOC139571484 gene encoding zinc finger BED domain-containing protein 4-like, whose translation MSQRARHSGRGFTGRPYTRNRGNREALSVHQDTRPRRIRPNGRGFTDRPNTRNRGNLEDLSVHQFPGSQRIRQNAGTQGIFTTRRHLSNLIVSLLQPLSIVEDAGFQAFVDAIKNPGTLIPKETFSIRKDLLRMYNKTRQKVEQALALAHDIVLTAELWVARAEESYLTVTCHVIDTEWNLNSYVLETTKVLGEDTSVDIVKQLLGIANDWRIKEKIHTVVTNIDGSMREDISRNGWTHIPCFAHTLNLVFKETLMMDPVLEAMLRKCQKIVRFFHNDIEAEKKLKEAQLQQQLPHHGLIQSVGDGWFSCFHMLKRLAEQYMAINMVLSQRQEFDLCLNGSDITKAASAVAALQPFKDVTEEMSQRCKDISNNQQYYFLSNSIPLVGELQTKINKEQRGNDVANHLAKQCKHHFGDLKKSQRLVLTTALDPRFKNLILNVNDSESANHFLTKLLKDLKAISSPLIVSSDVPNLVQLLKKYSEHSSIPETENPLAWWRFEGSEKFKDLSRVALRNLGVVSTAIPLDRAFHETDKMFYSRRSCLEPENINIILFLNSNYTP comes from the exons ATGTCTCAGAGAGCAAGACATTCTG GGAGGGGCTTTACTGGTAGGCCTTATACCAGGAACAGGGGAAACCGTGAAGCACTGTCTGTTCATCAGGACACTAGACCACGAAGGATTAGACCAAATG GGAGGGGATTTACTGATAGGCCTAACACCAGGAACAGGGGAAACCTTGAAGACCTGTCTGTTCATCAGTTCCCTGGATCTCAAAGAATCAGACAAAACG CTGGCACTCAAGGAATATTCACAACCAGAAGGCACCTGTCAAACCTGATTGTCTCCCTCTTGCAACCACTGTCCATTGTAGAAGATGCTGGTTTCCAGGCATTTGTGGATGCCATAAAAAATCCTGGCACCCTTATTCCAAAGGAGACATTTTCTATTCGAAAAGACCTTCTCAGAATGTACAATAAGACAAGGCAGAAGGTAGAGCAAGCCCTTGCCTTGGCTCATGACATTGTCTTAACAGCTGAACTGTGGGTTGCAAGAGCAGAAGAGTCCTATCTGACAGTGACTTGCCATGTCATCGACACAGAATGGAACCTCAATTCCTATGTATTAGAAACAACCAAAGTCCTGGGTGAAGATACATCAGTCGACATAGTAAAACAACTTTTAGGAATTGCAAACGACTGGAGAATTAAAGAAAAGATTCACACCGTGGTGACAAACATAGATGGATCCATGAGAGAAGACATTTCTAGAAATGGATGGACACACATTCCTTGCTTTGCCCACACTTTAAACCTGGTGTTTAAAGAGACATTGATGATGGATCCTGTTCTAGAGGCCATGCTGAGGAAGTGTCAGAAGATTGTGAGGTTCTTCCACAACGACATAGAAGCTGAGAAAAAGCTAAAAGAGGCTCAACTCCAACAACAGTTGCCTCATCATGGCCTGATCCAGTCTGTTGGTGATGGATGGTTCTCTTGCTTCCACATGCTGAAGAGACTTGCTGAGCAATACATGGCTATCAACATGGTGCTTAGCCAAAGGCAAGAGTTCGACCTCTGTCTTAATGGATCTGACATAACTAAAGCCGCCAGTGCCGTAGCAGCCCTTCAGCCTTTCAAAGatgtgacagaggagatgtcACAGAGATGTAAAGACATCTCTAATAATCAGCAGTACTACTTCCTCTCCAACAGCATTCCTCTGGTCGGAGAACTTCAGACAAAAATCAACAAAGAGCAAAGGGGAAACGATGTAGCTAATCACTTAGCCAAGCAATGCAAACATCATTTTGGTGATTTGAAGAAGAGCCAACGACTGGTCCTTACCACAGCCCTGGACCCAAGGTTCAAAAACCTCATACTGAATGTCAACGACAGTGAAAGTGCTAATCACTTCCTAACTAAATTGCTTAAAGATCTCAAAGCGATTTCATCTCCACTGATAGTTTCATCCGATGTACCGAACTTAGTTCAACTGCTGAAAAAGTACAGTGAACACAGCTCAATTCCAGAGACGGAAAACCCACTTGCATGGTGGAGATTTGAAGGATCTGAGAAATTCAAGGATCTGAGCAGGGTAGCCCTTAGAAACCTTGGTGTGGTTTCTACAGCGATCCCCTTGGATAGGGCTTTCCATGAGACAGATAAAATGTTCTACAGCAGACGAAGTTGCCTGGAGCCAGAGAATATCAACATCATACTGTTTCTGAACAGCAACTACACTCCTTAG
- the LOC139569768 gene encoding uncharacterized protein isoform X2: protein MTSPPRSVRETFAQGIISLFPYLKDPYTSNGYIEQDVVLPFGEGTSAKFLERWPTTIKQKIIMLSKTLSKTLGKDTQGAELQELIQMAVSAVDEGADTNADGWDGDLSSILLLLHLILPSSQGRKRPGTMPASQAEQHLVIFQKAGTSIQEHLDVIDKSRQPYLLTVGTRKSSIHTYFIILDKRAFQVNERSWCFR from the exons ATGACATCACCACCGCGCAGTGTGAGAGAAACGTTTGCACAAGGCATCATCTCCTTGTTCCCATACCTGAAGGATCCCTACACATCAAATGGATAT ATTGAACAGGACGTTGTGCTGCCGTTTGGAGAGGGAACATCAGCCAAGTTTTTGGAGAGGTGGCCAACTACAATCAAGCAAAAGATCATCATGCTTAGCAAGACCCTAAGCAAGACCCTAGGCAAGGACACTCAGGGAGCTGAACTTCAGGAGCTGATCCAGATGGCAGTGTCCGCAGTTGATGAGGGAGCTGACACGAATGCTGACG GATGGGATGGTGACCTTTCCTCCATCCTTCTCCTGCTCCATTTGATTCTTCCTTCATCACAAGGCCGCAAAAGACCAGGCACGATGCCTGCATCCCAAGCTGAACAGCATCTTGTGATATTCCAAAAG GCAGGAACCAGTATCCAGGAGCACCTTGATGTGATTGACAAGAGCCGCCAACCATATCTTCTTACAGTTGGGACCAGGAAGAGTAGCATCCATACTTACTTCATCATCCTGGACAAGCGAGCCTTCCAAGTCAACGAGCGCTCTTGGTGCTTTCGATGA
- the LOC139569768 gene encoding uncharacterized protein isoform X1, whose product MDIIKIVRRNLASSQKRPTQLYYGGPTAERESSPSTLATLSEDRCREAISLMKHSSDEETVKQKMKLTFEYRKKMTHDPSKCSTILTKFPRFLDVKGLIEQDVVLPFGEGTSAKFLERWPTTIKQKIIMLSKTLSKTLGKDTQGAELQELIQMAVSAVDEGADTNADGWDGDLSSILLLLHLILPSSQGRKRPGTMPASQAEQHLVIFQKAGTSIQEHLDVIDKSRQPYLLTVGTRKSSIHTYFIILDKRAFQVNERSWCFR is encoded by the exons ATGGATAT AATCAAAATCGTTCGGAGGAATTTGGCTTCATCTCAGAAACGGCCCACTCAACTATACTATGGAGGGCCAACTGCTGAGAGGGAGTCCAGTCCATCCACTTTGGCTACCCTGAGTGAAGACCGGTGCAGAGAGGCCATTTCTCTTATGAAGCATTCTTCTGATGAAGAAACAGTCAAACAGAAGATGAAATTGACCTTTGAGTACAGGAAAAAGATGACCCACGACCCGAGTAAATGTTCCACCATCTTAACCAAATTTCCACGCTTTCTGGATGTGAAGGGCTTG ATTGAACAGGACGTTGTGCTGCCGTTTGGAGAGGGAACATCAGCCAAGTTTTTGGAGAGGTGGCCAACTACAATCAAGCAAAAGATCATCATGCTTAGCAAGACCCTAAGCAAGACCCTAGGCAAGGACACTCAGGGAGCTGAACTTCAGGAGCTGATCCAGATGGCAGTGTCCGCAGTTGATGAGGGAGCTGACACGAATGCTGACG GATGGGATGGTGACCTTTCCTCCATCCTTCTCCTGCTCCATTTGATTCTTCCTTCATCACAAGGCCGCAAAAGACCAGGCACGATGCCTGCATCCCAAGCTGAACAGCATCTTGTGATATTCCAAAAG GCAGGAACCAGTATCCAGGAGCACCTTGATGTGATTGACAAGAGCCGCCAACCATATCTTCTTACAGTTGGGACCAGGAAGAGTAGCATCCATACTTACTTCATCATCCTGGACAAGCGAGCCTTCCAAGTCAACGAGCGCTCTTGGTGCTTTCGATGA